A genomic segment from Candidatus Borkfalkia ceftriaxoniphila encodes:
- the purC gene encoding phosphoribosylaminoimidazolesuccinocarboxamide synthase: MEKRAQLYEGKAKKVYATDNADVVIVDYKDDATAFNGLKKGTIAGKGVINNKMSNMMFKIMESKGIPTHLVEELSDRETAVKKVEIVPLEVIIRNTAAGSFSKRLGVPEGKKLPVTVLEFSYKNDDLGDPLINDYHALAMELATPEEIETIKNMAFKVNEVMKEFFKTLNIDLIDFKLEFGRFHGQIILADEISPDTCRFWDMTTGEKLDKDRFRRDMGGVEDAYKEVFARLTGK; this comes from the coding sequence ATGGAAAAACGCGCGCAACTCTATGAAGGAAAGGCCAAAAAGGTCTATGCAACCGACAATGCCGACGTGGTCATCGTCGACTACAAGGACGACGCGACCGCTTTCAACGGCCTCAAAAAAGGGACCATCGCGGGTAAGGGCGTCATCAATAACAAGATGAGCAACATGATGTTCAAGATCATGGAGAGCAAGGGGATCCCCACCCATCTCGTAGAGGAACTTTCCGACCGCGAGACCGCCGTCAAAAAGGTGGAGATCGTGCCTTTGGAAGTCATCATCCGCAATACCGCCGCGGGCAGTTTCTCCAAACGCCTCGGCGTGCCCGAGGGCAAAAAACTCCCCGTCACCGTTCTGGAATTCAGTTATAAGAACGACGATCTGGGCGATCCTTTGATCAACGACTATCACGCGCTCGCCATGGAACTCGCCACACCCGAAGAGATCGAGACCATCAAAAACATGGCGTTCAAGGTCAACGAGGTCATGAAGGAGTTTTTCAAGACGCTCAATATCGATCTGATCGATTTCAAGCTGGAATTCGGCCGTTTCCACGGGCAGATCATTCTTGCGGACGAGATCTCGCCCGACACCTGCCGTTTCTGGGATATGACCACGGGTGAAAAACTCGATAAAGACCGTTTCAGAAGGGATATGGGCGGCGTGGAAGACGCTTACAAAGAAGTGTTCGCCCGCCTTACGGGCAAGTAA
- the purF gene encoding amidophosphoribosyltransferase: protein MYLRDGKNPFDSMNEECGVFGVYSAETRDVAHTVYYGLYALQHRGQESGGIAVAYANKIQYYKGMGLIPEIFANGNLDTLPEGDIAIGHVRYSTTGASLLLNAQPIVFTGKCGKMALAHNGNLTNTKQLREELINDNAVFQTTIDSEVMALLINKNSYGDIVKGVLAACNRFKGSFALVVMTADKLIAVRDPYGIRPLVMGKNLDDVVIASETCALDAVGANYVRDVRPGEVLVIDSSGEHSYFLEGAGRKCASCIFEYVYFARPDSVLDGCSVYESRKEAGRLLAKYNPVDADIVSGVPDSAVVAARGYSEATGIPYVETLAKNRYVGRTFIQPDQSMRENSVSVKMNALRANVQGKRLILIDDSIVRGTTSKKIVKMLRDAGAKEVHMMICSPVIKHPCYLGIDMQSYSQLIGANKSVEEIAAYIGADSLRYLTVEQLKETVKSANVQFCTGCFDKNYPYPMDDYEADKHKFE from the coding sequence ATGTATTTGAGGGACGGGAAAAATCCGTTCGACAGTATGAACGAAGAGTGCGGCGTGTTCGGCGTGTACAGTGCGGAGACGCGCGACGTCGCGCATACCGTTTACTACGGGCTGTATGCTTTGCAGCATCGGGGGCAGGAGAGCGGCGGCATCGCCGTCGCCTATGCCAATAAGATCCAATACTACAAGGGCATGGGGTTGATTCCCGAGATCTTTGCAAACGGCAACCTGGACACGCTGCCCGAAGGCGATATCGCCATCGGGCACGTGCGCTATTCCACCACGGGCGCGAGCCTTTTACTGAACGCGCAGCCCATCGTATTCACGGGCAAGTGCGGCAAAATGGCGCTCGCGCACAACGGAAACTTAACCAACACCAAACAACTTCGGGAAGAACTCATCAACGACAACGCCGTGTTTCAGACGACCATCGACTCCGAGGTCATGGCGCTGCTCATCAACAAGAACAGTTACGGCGATATCGTCAAGGGCGTGCTCGCCGCCTGCAACCGTTTCAAGGGATCCTTTGCGCTCGTCGTCATGACGGCGGACAAACTGATCGCCGTGCGCGATCCTTACGGGATCCGCCCGCTCGTGATGGGCAAGAATCTCGACGACGTCGTCATCGCGAGCGAAACGTGCGCGCTCGACGCCGTGGGCGCCAATTATGTGCGCGACGTCAGGCCGGGCGAAGTTCTGGTCATCGATTCCTCGGGCGAGCATTCGTATTTTCTGGAAGGCGCGGGCAGAAAGTGCGCCTCCTGTATCTTCGAATACGTGTATTTCGCGCGCCCCGACAGCGTTCTGGACGGTTGCAGCGTGTACGAATCGAGAAAAGAGGCAGGGCGGCTGCTCGCCAAATATAACCCCGTGGACGCGGATATCGTCAGCGGCGTACCCGATTCGGCGGTGGTCGCCGCGAGGGGCTATTCAGAAGCGACGGGCATTCCCTATGTGGAAACGCTCGCCAAAAACCGCTACGTGGGCAGGACGTTCATTCAGCCCGACCAGTCGATGCGCGAAAACAGCGTCAGCGTCAAGATGAACGCGCTGCGCGCCAACGTACAGGGCAAGCGATTGATCCTCATCGACGATTCCATCGTGCGCGGCACGACCAGCAAGAAGATCGTGAAGATGCTGCGCGACGCGGGCGCGAAAGAAGTACATATGATGATCTGTTCGCCCGTCATCAAGCACCCGTGCTATCTGGGCATCGATATGCAGTCCTATTCGCAACTGATCGGCGCGAATAAGAGCGTCGAGGAGATCGCGGCGTATATCGGCGCGGATTCGCTGCGGTATCTGACGGTGGAACAACTCAAAGAAACGGTAAAGAGCGCGAACGTACAGTTCTGCACGGGCTGTTTCGATAAAAACTATCCTTATCCGATGGACGATTACGAGGCGGATAAACATAAATTCGAATAA
- the purM gene encoding phosphoribosylformylglycinamidine cyclo-ligase — MAISYKDSGVDVERGYKAVELMKKHVKSTYDANVLGDIGSFGGFYSITGEKMEEPVLVAGTDGVGTKLKYAFLADKHDTIGIDAVAMCVNDIVCQGAKPLFFLDYFATGKLSPETVATVVSGIAEGCRQSGCALIGGETAEMPGFYPDGEYDIAGFAVGIVDKKKVINGQSIEPGDALIGIASSGVHSNGYSLVRKLFGDENKEELTKYDERLGDTPLNVLLTPTKIYVKSILDLISKVRVKGIAHVTGGGFFENIPRIFPEGIGCEIDKNSYEVPPVFRVMQERAGITDAQIYNTFNMGVGMVVCVAQKDAQETVKLLSASGEKAFVLGKTVAGKGVTLL; from the coding sequence ATGGCAATTTCCTATAAAGACAGCGGCGTAGACGTCGAGAGAGGCTACAAGGCGGTCGAACTGATGAAAAAACACGTAAAATCCACCTACGATGCGAACGTATTGGGCGATATCGGTTCGTTCGGCGGATTTTATTCGATTACGGGCGAGAAGATGGAAGAGCCCGTGCTCGTGGCGGGCACGGACGGCGTGGGTACAAAACTCAAGTACGCCTTCCTCGCGGATAAACACGATACTATCGGCATCGACGCGGTGGCGATGTGCGTGAACGACATCGTCTGCCAGGGCGCGAAGCCGCTTTTCTTCCTCGATTATTTCGCCACGGGCAAACTTTCGCCCGAAACGGTGGCGACCGTGGTTTCGGGCATTGCGGAAGGTTGCCGCCAATCCGGCTGCGCGCTCATCGGCGGAGAAACGGCGGAAATGCCCGGATTTTATCCCGACGGCGAGTACGATATCGCGGGCTTTGCCGTGGGCATCGTCGATAAAAAGAAAGTCATCAACGGGCAGAGCATCGAGCCGGGCGACGCGCTCATCGGTATCGCGTCCAGCGGCGTGCACTCCAACGGTTATTCGCTGGTGCGCAAACTGTTCGGCGACGAAAACAAAGAGGAGTTGACAAAGTACGACGAGCGCCTCGGCGACACGCCCCTCAACGTACTTTTGACGCCTACGAAAATTTACGTGAAAAGCATTTTGGATCTCATTTCCAAAGTACGCGTCAAGGGGATCGCGCACGTCACGGGCGGCGGATTTTTCGAAAATATTCCCCGCATTTTCCCCGAAGGCATCGGCTGCGAGATCGATAAAAATTCTTACGAAGTCCCTCCCGTATTCCGCGTCATGCAGGAGCGCGCGGGCATCACCGACGCGCAGATCTACAATACCTTCAATATGGGCGTCGGCATGGTCGTCTGCGTCGCGCAAAAGGATGCGCAGGAAACCGTCAAACTTTTAAGCGCGAGCGGCGAAAAGGCGTTCGTGCTCGGCAAGACGGTCGCGGGAAAAGGAGTTACGCTGCTGTGA
- the purN gene encoding phosphoribosylglycinamide formyltransferase, which yields MKKIAVFASGSGSDFQSVIDENEREPFCAISLLVASKEGIYALERAKAHNIEAIVRSKKDFPSNEEMFEDIIRELNARNIDFVVLAGYLNMIAENFVKAFPDRIINIHPSLIPSFCGKGYYGLNVHRAALEYGVKISGCTVHFVDEHYDSGAIILQRCVPVLEDDTPEMLQARVLEEEHRALPEAVRLLTTGKVRKEGRKVIIRR from the coding sequence GTGAAAAAAATAGCGGTGTTCGCGAGCGGTTCGGGCAGCGATTTTCAGTCGGTCATCGACGAAAACGAGCGCGAGCCTTTCTGCGCAATTTCCCTTCTCGTGGCGTCGAAGGAGGGCATCTACGCCTTAGAACGCGCCAAAGCGCACAATATCGAGGCGATCGTCCGCAGCAAAAAGGATTTCCCCTCCAACGAGGAAATGTTCGAAGATATCATCCGCGAACTCAACGCGCGGAATATCGACTTTGTGGTGCTGGCGGGCTATCTCAACATGATCGCGGAAAATTTCGTAAAGGCGTTTCCCGACAGAATTATTAACATTCATCCCTCGCTTATCCCTTCCTTTTGCGGCAAAGGGTATTACGGGCTGAACGTGCACCGTGCGGCGCTCGAATACGGCGTTAAAATTTCTGGGTGCACCGTGCATTTCGTGGACGAACATTACGACAGCGGCGCCATTATATTGCAGCGCTGTGTGCCCGTTCTGGAAGACGACACGCCCGAAATGTTGCAGGCGCGCGTTTTGGAGGAAGAGCACCGCGCCCTTCCCGAGGCGGTGCGGCTCTTAACGACGGGAAAAGTACGAAAAGAGGGACGAAAGGTCATCATACGGAGGTAA
- a CDS encoding IMP cyclohydrolase — protein sequence MESVYKIGNIGDLIKDNSYVGRGVVIGESENGKNAVFAYFIMGRSENSRNRIFKDRGEEVTIYPFDESKVEDPSLIIYSPVRRAGNSVIVTNGDQTDTVYDFLMKGKTFEEALETRCFEPDAPNFTPRISGVLDFKDKGFTYKMSILKSADEKGSACNRYTFSYSPLAGVGHFIHTYNCDGNPIPTFTGEPERVKIPDDIEEFFSDLWNNLNEQNKISLYVRYTDLASGKTQAKMINKNK from the coding sequence GTGGAGAGCGTATATAAGATCGGCAATATCGGAGATTTGATCAAGGACAACAGTTATGTGGGCAGGGGCGTCGTGATCGGCGAGAGCGAAAACGGCAAAAACGCGGTGTTTGCCTATTTCATCATGGGGCGCAGCGAAAACAGCCGCAACCGCATTTTCAAGGACAGGGGGGAAGAAGTCACCATTTATCCCTTTGACGAGAGCAAAGTGGAGGATCCTTCGCTCATCATTTATTCGCCCGTGCGCCGCGCGGGAAACAGCGTCATCGTGACCAACGGCGACCAGACGGATACGGTGTACGATTTTCTGATGAAGGGAAAAACGTTTGAAGAGGCGCTGGAAACGCGCTGCTTCGAACCCGACGCGCCCAATTTCACCCCGCGTATCAGCGGCGTCCTCGATTTCAAGGACAAGGGCTTTACCTATAAAATGAGCATTTTAAAGAGCGCGGACGAGAAGGGAAGCGCCTGCAACCGCTATACCTTTTCTTACAGTCCGCTCGCGGGCGTGGGACATTTTATCCACACCTACAACTGCGACGGCAATCCGATTCCCACCTTTACGGGCGAGCCCGAGCGCGTGAAGATCCCCGACGATATCGAGGAGTTTTTCTCGGATCTTTGGAACAATCTGAACGAACAGAACAAAATTTCGCTGTACGTGCGCTATACCGACCT